One window of the Megalops cyprinoides isolate fMegCyp1 chromosome 2, fMegCyp1.pri, whole genome shotgun sequence genome contains the following:
- the odf3l2b gene encoding LOW QUALITY PROTEIN: outer dense fiber protein 3-like protein 2b (The sequence of the model RefSeq protein was modified relative to this genomic sequence to represent the inferred CDS: inserted 5 bases in 3 codons; substituted 2 bases at 2 genomic stop codons), whose product MTIFSLCLKFKAVGVFQTPXPGVYSPETAPPLNNQXRPPSYTMGSHTRYCHVDAVPAPNKYTFPTLMGSQVPTKPXASYTNLGRCRTGSLSQDQSKTPXNSTGPSVYLPRQPAFSMLGCHSNXPSDATQKPSPGSHNPEKVTIHKPRPPAFSIIIRHTRFVTPLVMDLLD is encoded by the exons ATGACTATCTTCAGTTTGTGTCTGAAGTTTAAAGCTG TGGGGGTTTTCCAGACCCCTTGACCCGGTGTCTACAGCCCAGAAACAGCTCCTCCTCTCAACAACCAGTGAAGACCCCCCTCCTACACCATGGGCTCTCACACCCGCTACTGTCATGTGGATGCTGTGCCTGCCCCAAACAAGTACACATTCCCCACGCTTATGGGCTCCCAAGTGCCCACCAAGCC TGCCAGCTACACAAATTTGGGACGCTGCAGGACTGGCAGTCTGTCTCAAGACCAGTCTAAAACGC GCAACAGCACAGGTCCAAGTGTCTACCTGCCCAGGCAGCCTGCTTTCTCCATGCTTGGGTGCCACAGCAA CCCCAGTGACGCCACTCAAAAGCCCAGTCCTGGCAGTCACAACCCAGAGAAGGTGACGATACAcaagccccgccccccagcATTCTCCATCATCATCAGACATACCAGGTTTGTCACCCCGCTGGTAATGGATCTGTTGGACTGA